One genomic segment of Ricinus communis isolate WT05 ecotype wild-type chromosome 5, ASM1957865v1, whole genome shotgun sequence includes these proteins:
- the LOC8277943 gene encoding aspartic proteinase NANA, chloroplast has protein sequence MSGPNLLLLLLFISCYNVVVLFFQVDATFEFDDDSKNNNNSGVWFEMFHMHSPKLKSQSKFLGPPKSRLDGTRQLLQSDNARRQMISSLRHGTRRKAFEVSHTAQIPIHSGADSGQSQYFVSIRIGTPRPQKFILVTDTGSDLTWMNCEYWCKSCPKPNPHPGRVFRANDSSSFRTIPCSSDDCKIELQDYFSLTECPNPNAPCLFDYRYLNGPRAIGVFANETVTVGLNDHKKIRLFDVLIGCTESFNETNGFPDGVMGLGYRKHSLALRLAEIFGNKFSYCLVDHLSSSNHKNFLSFGDIPEMKLPKMQHTELLLGYINAFYPVNVSGISVGGSMLSISSDIWNVTGVGGMIVDSGTSLTMLAGEAYDKVVDALKPIFDKHKKVVPIELPELNNFCFEDKGFDRAAVPRLLIHFADGAIFKPPVKSYIIDVAEGIKCLGIIKADFPGSSILGNVMQQNHLWEYDLGRGKLGFGPSSCIMSNSNSKHD, from the exons ATGTCTGGCCCCAACctcctgctgctgctgctgttcaTCTCTTGCTATAATGTGGTCGTGCTCTTTTTCCAAGTTGATGCAacttttgaatttgatgatgactcgaaaaacaataataattcaGGGGTTTGGTTTGAGATGTTCCACATGCACTCCCCAAAACTAAAGTCCCAGAGCAAATTTCTTGGACCGCCAAAGAGCCGGCTGGATGGCACGAGGCAGCTGCTCCAGAGCGACAATGCCAGGCGCCAAATGATTTCATCCCTTCGCCACGGCACAAGGAGAAAGGCCTTTGAGGTAAGCCACACAGCCCAGATTCCGATACATTCAGGCGCAGATTCTGGACAGAGTCAATATTTTGTATCCATTCGTATTGGGACTCCCCGGCCGCAAAAGTTTATTTTGGTAACAGATACAGGCAGCGATCTCACCTGGATGAATTGCGAATACTGGTGCAAAAGTTGCCCCAAGCCTAATCCTCACCCTGGAAGGGTCTTTCGTGCTAAcgattcttcttcttttcggACGATTCCATGCTCTTCTGATGATTGCAAGATTGAACTTCAAGATTACTTCTCTTTGACTGAATGTCCTAATCCTAATGCACCCTGCCTCTTTGATTACAG ATATTTAAATGGTCCGAGGGCTATAGGTGTCTTTGCCAACGAGACGGTCACGGTTGGACTTAACGATCATAAGAAGATAAGACTATTCGATGTTCTAATTGGGTGCACTGAGTCCTTCAACGAGACTAATGGTTTTCCGGATGGAGTGATGGGTTTGGGGTACAGAAAGCATTCTTTAGCTTTAAGATTGGCTGAAATATTCGGCAACAAGTTCTCATATTGCTTGGTAGATCACTTGAGTTCAAGCAACCATAAGAACTTCCTCAGTTTCGGAGACATACCAGAAATGAAGTTGCCCAAAATGCAGCATACAGAACTGCTCCTTGGTTATATAAATGCATTCTATCCTGTGAATGTCTCCGGTATATCAGTCGGAGGTAGCATGCTGAGTATCTCATCGGATATATGGAACGTCACGGGTGTTGGTGGAATGATTGTTGATTCAGGCACCTCCTTGACAATGCTAGCAGGAGAAGCATATGACAAAGTGGTGGATGCTTTGAAGCCTATCTTTGATAAACATAAAAAGGTAGTGCCAATTGAGCTGCCAGAGCTGAATAACTTCTGCTTTGAAGATAAGGGATTCGACAGGGCCGCCGTACCAAGACTTCTAATTCATTTTGCGGATGGGGCTATATTTAAGCCCCCAGTAAAGAGCTATATCATTGACGTGGCAGAAGGGATCAAGTGTCTTGGAATTATAAAGGCAGATTTTCCAGGCAGCTCTATATTGGGTAACGTAATGCAGCAAAATCATTTATGGGAGTATGATCTTGGAAGGGGAAAGTTGGGTTTTGGTCCTTCCTCTTGTATAATGTCAAACTCAAACTCAAAGCATGATTAG
- the LOC8277942 gene encoding jasmonate-induced oxygenase 4 isoform X1 — protein sequence MERGVEMRVQRIAEEGIAEIPSQYIQPLENRPLIIVEKDCNNLIPEINLFGFDAEQKDSVREAIGEACREWGVFHVTNHGVSMELMDQMRTAGLSFFRDYPFEEKLKYACDPNSAASQGYGSKMLLNNEKGGVLDWRDYFDHHTLPLSRRDPSRWPHFPPCYSEVLGKYSDEMKVLAQKLLGLISESLGLSPSYIEDAIGDLYQNITISYYPPCPQPDLTLGLQSHSDMGAITLLIQDDIPGLQVFKDFQWCTVQPLSHAILVILSDQTEIITNGKYRSAQHRAVTNSSRPRLSVAAFHDPSKTVNISPAFELTSESSPSRYREVNYGDYVSSWYREGPEGKRNLDALLMDS from the exons ATGGAGAGAGGCGTAGAAATGAGAGTGCAGAGAATAGCAGAAGAGGGCATAGCAGAGATCCCTTCCCAATACATACAGCCCCTTGAGAATCGACCCCTCATCATCGTCGAGAAGGATTGTAACAATTTAATTCCAGAGATCAACCTGTTTGGGTTCGACGCGGAGCAGAAAGATTCAGTGAGGGAGGCCATAGGGGAGGCTTGCAGGGAGTGGGGTGTGTTCCACGTTACCAACCACGGGGTATCCATGGAATTAATGGACCAGATGAGGACTGCAGGCTTATCCTTCTTCAGAGATTACCCTTTTGAAGAAAAGCTCAAGTACGCATGTGATCCCAATTCAGCTGCTTCCCAAGGATATGGAAGCAAAATGCTgcttaataatgaaaaaggcGGAGTCTTGGACTGGAGAGATTACTTCGATCACCATACTCTCCCTCTTTCTCGCCGTGATCCTTCTCGCTGGCCTCACTTCCCTCCCTGTTacag TGAAGTTCTAGGCAAGTACAGTGATGAGATGAAGGTGCTCGCTCAAAAGCTGTTGGGGCTCATCTCGGAAAGTCTTGGGTTGTCACCTTCTTACATTGAGGATGCCATTGGCGATCTCTATCAGAATATTACAATCAGCTATTACCCTCCGTGCCCTCAGCCTGACCTCACCCTTGGTCTCCAGTCCCATTCCGATATGGGTGCCATCACTCTTTTGATTCAAGACGACATTCCCGGTCTCCAGGTCTTTAAAGATTTCCAATGGTGCACTGTGCAACCTTTATCTCATGCTATTCTTGTCATTTTGTCTGACCAAACTGAG ATTATAACCAATGGGAAGTATAGGAGTGCTCAACATCGAGCAGTAACTAACTCAAGCAGGCCACGACTGTCAGTTGCAGCATTTCATGACCCATCCAAGACGGTGAATATATCACCGGCATTTGAGCTTACTAGCGAGTCTTCTCCTTCGAGGTATCGCGAGGTTAATTATGGGGACTATGTCTCCTCATGGTATCGGGAAGGTCCAGAAGGAAAAAGGAATCTTGATGCACTTCTTATGGATAGTTAG
- the LOC8277942 gene encoding leucoanthocyanidin dioxygenase isoform X2 — translation MERGVEMRVQRIAEEGIAEIPSQYIQPLENRPLIIVEKDCNNLIPEINLFGFDAEQKDSVREAIGEACREWGVFHVTNHGVSMELMDQMRTAGLSFFRDYPFEEKLKYACDPNSAASQGYGSKMLLNNEKGGVLDWRDYFDHHTLPLSRRDPSRWPHFPPCYSEVLGKYSDEMKVLAQKLLGLISESLGLSPSYIEDAIGDLYQNITISYYPPCPQPDLTLGLQSHSDMGAITLLIQDDIPGLQVFKDFQWCTVQPLSHAILVILSDQTEVVSLMVGGLLPLQNTLFLFVLDCVFLLGMPVFEHHKPFREQKPFDESEVQLITK, via the exons ATGGAGAGAGGCGTAGAAATGAGAGTGCAGAGAATAGCAGAAGAGGGCATAGCAGAGATCCCTTCCCAATACATACAGCCCCTTGAGAATCGACCCCTCATCATCGTCGAGAAGGATTGTAACAATTTAATTCCAGAGATCAACCTGTTTGGGTTCGACGCGGAGCAGAAAGATTCAGTGAGGGAGGCCATAGGGGAGGCTTGCAGGGAGTGGGGTGTGTTCCACGTTACCAACCACGGGGTATCCATGGAATTAATGGACCAGATGAGGACTGCAGGCTTATCCTTCTTCAGAGATTACCCTTTTGAAGAAAAGCTCAAGTACGCATGTGATCCCAATTCAGCTGCTTCCCAAGGATATGGAAGCAAAATGCTgcttaataatgaaaaaggcGGAGTCTTGGACTGGAGAGATTACTTCGATCACCATACTCTCCCTCTTTCTCGCCGTGATCCTTCTCGCTGGCCTCACTTCCCTCCCTGTTacag TGAAGTTCTAGGCAAGTACAGTGATGAGATGAAGGTGCTCGCTCAAAAGCTGTTGGGGCTCATCTCGGAAAGTCTTGGGTTGTCACCTTCTTACATTGAGGATGCCATTGGCGATCTCTATCAGAATATTACAATCAGCTATTACCCTCCGTGCCCTCAGCCTGACCTCACCCTTGGTCTCCAGTCCCATTCCGATATGGGTGCCATCACTCTTTTGATTCAAGACGACATTCCCGGTCTCCAGGTCTTTAAAGATTTCCAATGGTGCACTGTGCAACCTTTATCTCATGCTATTCTTGTCATTTTGTCTGACCAAACTGAG GTTGTGAGCCTAATGGTCGGTGGCCTACTTCCTCTCCAAAACACACTGTTTCTTTTTGTGTTGGATTGTGTTTTTCTGTTAGGAATGCCAGTGTTTGAACATCATAAACCTTTTCGGGAGCAGAAGCCTTTTGATGAGTCCGAAGTCCAATTGATTACAAAATAA